A window of the Candidatus Brocadiaceae bacterium genome harbors these coding sequences:
- a CDS encoding radical SAM protein, with amino-acid sequence MKSAKYILSLSDISMAHSYYDIELNGITCYYNVSLLPYHIFEYKGNIYLFNREKVIPCKIEKRFAAMLGKISVNPPNIPMPRSIMDELIRLELVKDAPMWGGSRETKTDGDVLREKSSAEDLSRLPVHALSLNIAQRCNLKCVYCYGNEGEYGEEGLMDKKTAFRSVDWLIERSGETKKLAINFFGGEPLLNFPLMRKVVEYAEKRSGKLGKEIRFGITTNGTLLSNEIITYLKEHKISPLISFDGPAQDINRPFKDGQGSFAAVASNIKKLLTAMPDASCRATVTDNEHPSSISEAIKKIGFSTCHVSEATPGLLNKTGIGKTGNLLRMLEYYETEACEVLHGIKNRDDKNRFSVIARIIEQIFLKRKRYYGCGAGRGYLSVSSSGGVYPCHRFAGDEGTKLSNVFNGALDREVYQRGIVARREECSSCWVKYFCGGGCLYVNKAVHGKLFKPDVSYCKKMKYLTKLAIHLYCQLDETDKKFLTRLFKKRSETEEIHKTYV; translated from the coding sequence TTGAAGTCTGCGAAATACATTTTATCTCTTTCAGATATTTCCATGGCGCATTCATATTACGATATAGAATTGAACGGCATAACGTGCTACTACAACGTATCGCTTTTGCCATATCATATTTTTGAATATAAGGGAAATATCTACTTGTTTAATAGAGAAAAGGTAATCCCCTGCAAAATAGAGAAACGATTTGCGGCAATGCTTGGTAAAATTTCAGTAAACCCCCCCAATATCCCGATGCCTCGATCCATTATGGATGAACTCATACGGTTGGAACTGGTAAAGGATGCTCCGATGTGGGGAGGGTCCAGGGAAACAAAAACAGATGGAGATGTTTTACGGGAAAAATCATCCGCAGAAGATCTTTCCCGGCTGCCCGTTCACGCCCTTTCCTTAAACATAGCTCAAAGGTGTAACCTGAAATGCGTATACTGCTATGGCAATGAAGGGGAATACGGGGAAGAGGGGTTAATGGACAAGAAGACGGCGTTCCGTTCTGTTGACTGGCTTATAGAGCGCTCAGGGGAGACGAAAAAGCTTGCGATAAACTTCTTTGGCGGCGAGCCGCTTCTCAATTTTCCCCTTATGCGGAAAGTGGTGGAATATGCGGAAAAACGTTCCGGTAAGTTAGGAAAAGAAATTCGATTTGGTATTACGACAAATGGGACACTTCTCAGTAATGAAATAATTACGTACCTGAAAGAACATAAAATCAGTCCTCTCATTAGTTTTGACGGGCCTGCGCAGGACATAAACAGGCCTTTTAAGGACGGGCAGGGTTCGTTTGCTGCCGTGGCGAGTAATATAAAGAAACTCCTCACAGCGATGCCCGATGCATCATGCCGGGCAACCGTCACAGATAATGAGCATCCGTCAAGTATTTCTGAGGCAATAAAGAAAATAGGTTTTTCTACATGTCATGTGAGCGAGGCAACGCCTGGGCTTTTGAACAAAACCGGAATCGGTAAAACAGGTAATTTGTTAAGGATGCTGGAGTATTACGAGACGGAGGCATGCGAGGTTTTGCATGGCATAAAGAACAGGGATGATAAAAACAGGTTTTCTGTTATAGCGCGGATCATAGAGCAAATATTTTTAAAGCGGAAACGTTACTATGGCTGCGGCGCGGGACGTGGGTATTTGAGCGTGTCTTCATCTGGAGGGGTGTATCCCTGTCACAGATTTGCTGGAGATGAAGGAACAAAGCTTAGCAATGTGTTTAATGGCGCCCTCGACAGGGAGGTGTATCAACGAGGCATCGTTGCCCGGCGTGAGGAGTGTTCATCGTGCTGGGTAAAATATTTCTGCGGTGGCGGATGCCTATATGTAAACAAGGCAGTGCATGGCAAACTATTCAAACCGGACGTTTCTTATTGCAAAAAAATGAAATATTTAACGAAACTTGCTATTCACCTGTACTGTCAACTGGACGAAACAGATAAGAAATTCTTGACTAGACTGTTTAAAAAACGTTCAGAAACGGAAGAAATCCACAAAACATACGTATGA
- a CDS encoding NHLP leader peptide family RiPP precursor: MSDTEKHQNPFGKIVEKAWKDEEFKRNLLNNPGSVLKANGVEIPDGVEVKIVENTDKVVYFTLPQKPVKEFSDDEPGKTAENEEQCALGDCGFMDEENWV, from the coding sequence ATGTCAGATACAGAAAAACATCAGAACCCATTTGGCAAAATCGTGGAAAAGGCATGGAAGGACGAGGAGTTTAAGAGAAATTTGTTGAATAATCCGGGCTCTGTTTTGAAGGCGAATGGGGTAGAAATACCGGATGGAGTGGAAGTTAAGATAGTCGAAAACACTGATAAGGTAGTCTATTTCACCCTGCCGCAAAAACCGGTTAAAGAATTCTCGGATGATGAGCCCGGCAAGACGGCAGAGAATGAAGAGCAATGCGCTTTGGGTGATTGTGGTTTTATGGATGAGGAGAATTGGGTATAG